The Leptospira terpstrae serovar Hualin str. LT 11-33 = ATCC 700639 nucleotide sequence CTTTTACATATAAAATAAATCCTAACATCAACCATGAGTTAGTGGATATGCATATCCAACATGTCCAGGTTTTTGCAAGAGCAGGAATATTAAAAGATTGGGTATTGTTTAGAGAACAATTTGAAGAAAATTTACGTTTTGTTTTTGGATCTTTCCAACAACAATCCGTAGCAAAAAAAATTCATCCCGAATTTTATGGCGAAGACCCAAATCGAAATTCTTCTGTTGCCTTATTGTTTCCCTTTGAAGCAGATTTTGTTCATCCTTCCGGTTATTACATACTGATGGAAAGGGTGGCAAGCCAATATCGAATCGGAGATTTTTTTCTTCGCATAACAATAGATACACAGGAAGATGGATGTTTGAATTTGGCAAATATCAAACATGAAATCATTAGTGATGCCCATACGAGAACTTACATTGCAGGTGCTTCAAAGATAAGTGAGTCGCTTAGTAATGGAATGATCAATGCTGCACAAAAGGGCGAAACTTTTTACGAAGAAGAAAATAGCCATTTTAGTAAAGTTTTTTCTCAAATCGAAAAAACTCCTCTTGGAAAACTGACGAACATTAATTTCTATTGGGAAGAACAATACCGAAACTTGATTTTGAGTTCAGATCCCAGTGTTTCATTAGCCATCCTTAAAAAACTTTTTCTTTTATTGGAAGATTCTTCTGCTTCAAAAAAAATCAAAGAAGGAAATACCATTCGGGCCCTCATTGGTAAAGTTTCTGTTTATGTAGATCTTTCCCGTTTAGATCGTGTTTTGAATTTTAGTATCAATCAGAAAAGAACCTTACTCGATTCTTCCTTTTATTTGAAACGAATGCCTCTATTGGAACAAATTGCGAATTCCAATGGACATAAATATAGTTTAGAAGGAATCAATGTATTTTTAATTCATCATATCACTTCAGAGATTATATCACTCATCGAAGCCTTTCGAAGATTAAAGGTAAATTCCTTAGATGTTGCCTTTGTTAAGTATGGTGGAAACATTCCGCCAGTGTATTTGGATATTTTACTAGATATTCCAACAGAAACGTTTTTTATGTCGGGACTTGAGTTTAAACTTACGAAAAACAATACTCCGTATTATGGTGTATCACCACTATATAGTGATTTTGAAATCCATTCCACATTCCGTCATAAGTTAGAAGATGCTAAATTAGGTTTTTTTGACGCAATGAGACGACTGGCAGTTTTTTTATTTTTAAACAAATTATTATCTATCATTCCAAAAAATGAAAAGCTGATCCTGATTGAAGATGGTGGTTATGTAGCCCCCATTTTAAATGAACGTGCGTTAGATGGAATTTCTTTTGGTGCTGTTTTGGATGAGTTTTGGGTAGAAACAAAAGATCGTTCCATAAAAGAAAAACAATTCAGTGAAATTCTAAAAACCTATGTTGTTGGAACGATTGAACATACTCGAAATGGTTATGATCGTTTGGTTAAAGTGAAAGAAAATAAAAAATCTCTATTTTTACCTGCCTTTTCTATTGCCATCTCTAATGAAAAAACACAAGAAGAATCGAAGGAAGTAGCTCGTTCGATTTTGAATGCTCTAGACAATACTTTACATGGAATAGGAAAAGTATTGTCTAAAAGGAAAGTTCTATTACTTGGGTCAAAAGGAAACATCGGTGGGTTTTTAAAAAGGTACCTTATTGGTGGTTTTCTTCATGAGAATCATTTAGATATTCTAGAAGTAGATCGTAAATTAAATGCCGAGTCGCGATATTTAAAATCAGATTTCTCTCATGTATCTGATTCTGAATTTGCGGAAATTGATATGATAATCGGTGTTACAGGTGAATCCATCATTTTACCTAAAACTTGGGAAAATTGGATATTGAACAGTAAACATAAACAATTGTTTATAGCATCTGGTTCTACAAAAACAGTAGAATTTGCAGATTTTATCAAATGGATCAATGAATTGAATTTGTCCGATAATCCAAAGTTAAGCGGTGAAGATTTGACTATTTCTTTTCATAGGATTTTAGATCCACAAACACAGATGGATTTAGGATCTAGAATTCTTTTTAAGATAGAGAAAAAACAAATCGAAAAAGAAGTGTTTCTTGTCAGTGACGGAAGTCCAGTGAACTTTTTGTTTTTTGGTGTTCCGACCGAATCAATGGATCCTATCATTTCACAACTTGCTTGCGTATCTTTAGGAATGGTTCATTTTTATAAAACGGAAAAACTTCCGAATCCGGATTTATATGCAGTTGATCACCAAATTGATGTTTGGGGAAAGTTTTTGTGAGTAACCACGGTTTTTTTCAAATTACACAAAAGTTGTTCCTTCGCGATGGAAACCAATTGTTGGTTTTGCGAGATAGTAAGTCCGGCCATGGTGATCTTCCTGGTGGTCGTATGAATGAAGATGAATTTTTTTCAGATTGGTCAGAAAGTATTTTTCGGGAAGTTTCCGAAGAATTGGGAGACCAAATTAAAATTGATGTAAATCCAGAACCAATTTTTATACATAAACATAGGGTCAATGAAGGAAATTTCCCTTGTGTCATCATTGCATATTCTGCCAAACTTGTGGAAGGAATCATTCAATTATCTGATGAACACGACTTTATGGACTGGGTTGATATATCAAAATTTGACCCATCCAATCTTTTTTCGGAGTATATGTTGGATGCAGTCCAACTTTATTTAAAAAAATATGCATAATTTATATGTTCCGCCTTATAAAATTCTCACTTTTATCGTTTTGTTTTGTTTCGGTTTTTTTTCTGCCTCTTATCTTAAAGATGATCAAACAACCTTACCAAAATTTGATATTCCAAAACCAGATGTAAGTTTCGATCTCAAATTTAATTTTGATTTTAATTTTAGCAAACCTGAAGTAGATGAAGATATTTCGAAACCTACAAAATCTTGGAATGATGTAGTCATTCAAACCAACGGAACAGATCGAAAGTATGGAAATTTAGTTGGAATTCAGTTAGTTCTACAACCGGAAGACTTTGTCAAAGAAGAATGGTGGCGAGAACGAATCGAAGAGACCTTAAACAAAGGAAAAACCTCTGGAATTTTTGATCGAAAAACAATTGTTATCCTTCCTGAACATACAGGAACTGGATTGTTATTCTTAGATGAAAAATCGAGATTTTTAAATGCGGATTCTCTAGAGTCTGCTCTTAAAACCAAAAGTGATCAATTTACCGTTTCCGATTTATTTTATTTGAAAGCGGAGAAAATGGCTGATGTTTATGTTAGAACTTTTTCAGAATTAGCAAAACAATACAACGTACCGATTTTAGCTGGAACTATTATTCTACCGAATCCGAAGATTGTGAAAGGAAGTCTTGTTCTCGATCCGAAAGGTCCATTGTACAACGTAGCAGTTCCATTTTCGGCAGATGGAAAATTAATGGATCCGCTTGTTAAAAAAACTTTATTAACAGAAGACGAATTAAAAATACTTTCTCCTGGTGAAATCACACAAGATCGAGTTTGGATTGTTCCAGGTTGGAAAGTAGCAATCTTCATTGGACAGGAAGTTTTTGATATTAATATTTACAACCGTCTTGTTGGAAAACCTATTGATGGTTTGATTTCGCCATCTGCCTCTTACCCAAATATGAAATGGCAGTCCTTAGATTTGGAAGATACGAATATTTGGAAACAAGAAGGATTGGCAAAGTTCATTAAATCTACAAAAGCACAAGACTTAGTGCAAGTGTTCTTAAGCGGGCATTTATATGGTAAAAACTGGAATGGAAAAACATTTAATCTTCGAGACTTTTCTAATGAAGATCAGGTAAGGTCGGTTGAAAATCCTACAATCTTAAACTTGTACTTTTAATTTTCACAGGATTTAACGGTTTTTTGAACCCTTAATTTTGGGACCGGACCCAAAATCGATTTGACAGGGGATTCCTTTCCACAAAAAATTTTCAGAGTTATGGCACAGAAGTCCCTTCCTAAAAATGAGTTTTATGTAAAATGCCCTTTGTATACTAAAGGACTTTCTGTTTGTCCTAGTTCCAAAGATCGTTTGCAGACTGAGGATTTGGAAAGACTGACTTCTCATTGTATTGCGGATACTTATAAAGTTTGCGATATCTTTTCGGCTAAAAAAGAAAAAGAACAGGCAGCTTAGCCATCATTCAATTTTCTAACTTTTTTGAAATATTCATAAATCATCCAATCTTCAGCTGAAAAAACTAGGTCATCTAACACCAGTTCTCCTCTTCTGCTTTCATAAACAATTTTGTCACTAGCAACTCCCCATAATCTTTCTATAAAGAATGGGAAGTGTTCCTTTTTACCAGAAACTTTCCATTTCATGGGTTGATTGGGTTCGTTTTGGTTTGTAGCGATAAATTCATCTTTCCCACTCATTCGCCATGAGAAAGCTTCCCTTGTCACAATGGGAATTCCTCGATTGATTGAGGGAGTTTTCCCTTGATGGTAGACCACTTCTTTTAAGTAAAGGTCACCTATTTTTCCCCCGACCACGTAGCCCGAATTGCCATTGTTATAGTAAAATCTTGGAAGTATGATATCTTTCGAAAGTAGAACAACTCTTTTGGTTTCCAAATTTAGAAAAAATAAATTATAGGAACCAGCAATTCCCGACCAAACTAAAAACTCATTTCCTATAGAAGTTATGTGATAGTGTGTTTTTAATTTAGGAAAAGGGGTGGGAAATAAGTCTCCAGGGAGAAACTTTTCTGGTTTAGAACTATTGCCAGTTTTTTCAACGAACAATTGGTTTTCAAAGAAATATAGTAACAGGTCTCCTGAATTTGAGATTGTCATTCCCGTTTTGCAAGGTATATGAACAATGGATTCATGTTCTAATGATGAGTCAGATGTGGAATAACCAAATAAGGCACAACCTCCGTATTGTTTCAAAGGGTATTGTACGGCTACATAATTTCCGTTAGCCGATACTTGGATTGAGTCGGGCCGGAGTTTTAATTCAATAGAATTTCTATTGTCATTTACTAAATCTTTAAAAAAGAGAGTTTTGTTTTCTGTCCAAACAATCTTTGTTCTGTCTTCTGAAAGCGCAAATAACCTCGGTTGGTTTGGTTTATTTTTCGAAAGTATTTCCGACGTTGGCCGATTGGCGGAAAGTCTATCTTGCAATAGAACCATAGCTTTTTCATATTTTTCTTTTGATATTAAATCTTCTATTTCGGATACTAATGATTCGTGTTTTGATTGGCAAGAGAAAAGAAATAAGGCAACAATTGGGATTAGGAAGGAAAATAATTTCACTGAGACTCCAAAAATTCTCTGATTTCTTCTGAATGGATTTCTTTAGAAAAAAGATCCATAGCGGTTTTGCCAACACGTTTCGTGTCATAATAGGCAAAGGTACCTGTCACTACAGCACCTCCAATCGGGATCCAACGTGCAAATTGTTTGCGAATAATTGATTTAGATATTAGTATTCCCAATTTTTCTAACATGGTTTGAAATACTCTAACGGTAGTTGGGCGAATCAAAATTTTAAGAGAGGATTCTTCGATTATTTTACGGAAAACCTGAGCACCTCCATGTTTGAAAAGGCAATATAACAACAATTCTTTTGTAACTTGGACTTCTTTTCCATAAAGTGCCGCAATGTCCAAAATCAAATGTCCTTGAATTCGATACACAAAAAGTAACTCAGGAAGTATGCTGAGAATCCCTAAGGGACCTGGGGGAAGAGAGCAGGTTGCGCTGACGAGTCCAGATTTGAAAGAAGCATTTTGGACCAATTCCTGAATGAGATTGTCAGGAGGTTGGATTGTGGGCGCATAGGGGCTTCTATAGTCCTCTAAGCCGGCGAATAATTCGACTAGGCCCTCTAAAAAACCTTCGGTTTTGACCTGAGATGGCGATTCGTTCACTGGTTTCTTAAATCCTCCTTAGATTTTGGTTTATCAAAAACAGGCATTCTATATCCTTTCCATAGACATGATAGATAGATTGAAAAAAATTCAAGAAAAATACCTGCGTATCGAGGATGAGCTCGCTAAAGCCACTTCATCTGATACATTGAAGAATCTATCGAAAGAAAGATCTCGCCTAACTCCCGTATATACAAAAGCTGATGAATATTTAAAAATTACTAAAGATTGCCAAGATGCAAAATCTCTTCTTGAGTCCGATAATGATCCAGACATGCACGCCATGTTGAAATCGGAAATTGAAGAAGGTGAAAAAAAGTTAGAAGAGTTAGCCAAAGAACTTGAAATTATGTTATTACCTCCAGATCCAAATTCTGGAAAAAGTATCCTTGTCGAAATTCGTGCTGGAACAGGCGGAGAAGAATCAGGGTTGTTCTGTGCAGATTTATTCCGCATGTACAATAAGTATGCTGATAAACAAGGAATCAGGGCCGAGATCATCGATGCAAGTCCTACAGGGATCGGTGGTTTTAAAGAAATTGTATTTTCATTAGATGATGATAGAGCATACGATTTATTTAAGTTTGAATCAGGAACTCATCGTGTTCAAAGAATCCCTGAAACAGAATCTGGTGGAAGAATCCATACTTCCGCTGTAACAGTTGCTATACTACCTGAAGCAGAGGAAAAAGAGGTCGAGATTAGAGAAAGTGATCTCAGGATTGACGTATATCGCTCGTCAGGTGCTGGTGGGCAACACGTCAACACAACCGACTCTGCTGTTCGAATTACCCATATTCCGACTGGCATAGTAGTTGCGTCTCAGGAAGAACGTTCTCAAATCAAAAACCGTGATAAAGCAATGCGAGTTTTACGTGCGAGGATTGTTGACCAAATGGCTGACGCTGCTAAACAAAGTGCTGATGCTTTGAAAAAAGCCCAGGTTGGGTCAGGTGACCGGTCAGAACGAATTCGAACCTATAACTTTCCTCAAGGGCGTTGTACTGACCACAGAATCGGTTATACCAGCCATAATCTTCCTGCAATCATGGAAGGTGACTTGGATGAATTGATCGATGCATTAGTACAAGAAGACAGATCGAAACGATTGGCAGAAGCAAAAGCTTAAAAAGTTTCCA carries:
- the prfA gene encoding peptide chain release factor 1; amino-acid sequence: MIDRLKKIQEKYLRIEDELAKATSSDTLKNLSKERSRLTPVYTKADEYLKITKDCQDAKSLLESDNDPDMHAMLKSEIEEGEKKLEELAKELEIMLLPPDPNSGKSILVEIRAGTGGEESGLFCADLFRMYNKYADKQGIRAEIIDASPTGIGGFKEIVFSLDDDRAYDLFKFESGTHRVQRIPETESGGRIHTSAVTVAILPEAEEKEVEIRESDLRIDVYRSSGAGGQHVNTTDSAVRITHIPTGIVVASQEERSQIKNRDKAMRVLRARIVDQMADAAKQSADALKKAQVGSGDRSERIRTYNFPQGRCTDHRIGYTSHNLPAIMEGDLDELIDALVQEDRSKRLAEAKA
- a CDS encoding NUDIX domain-containing protein — protein: MSNHGFFQITQKLFLRDGNQLLVLRDSKSGHGDLPGGRMNEDEFFSDWSESIFREVSEELGDQIKIDVNPEPIFIHKHRVNEGNFPCVIIAYSAKLVEGIIQLSDEHDFMDWVDISKFDPSNLFSEYMLDAVQLYLKKYA
- a CDS encoding carbon-nitrogen hydrolase family protein, whose amino-acid sequence is MHNLYVPPYKILTFIVLFCFGFFSASYLKDDQTTLPKFDIPKPDVSFDLKFNFDFNFSKPEVDEDISKPTKSWNDVVIQTNGTDRKYGNLVGIQLVLQPEDFVKEEWWRERIEETLNKGKTSGIFDRKTIVILPEHTGTGLLFLDEKSRFLNADSLESALKTKSDQFTVSDLFYLKAEKMADVYVRTFSELAKQYNVPILAGTIILPNPKIVKGSLVLDPKGPLYNVAVPFSADGKLMDPLVKKTLLTEDELKILSPGEITQDRVWIVPGWKVAIFIGQEVFDINIYNRLVGKPIDGLISPSASYPNMKWQSLDLEDTNIWKQEGLAKFIKSTKAQDLVQVFLSGHLYGKNWNGKTFNLRDFSNEDQVRSVENPTILNLYF